Within Agromyces sp. Leaf222, the genomic segment GGCGGACTCGAGCACGACGTGGCCGTTCAGCCGAACGGTCGCGACGGTGTCGAGGCCGTCGAACACGAGGTCGTGCCGCTCGTGCGCATCGGGCGCCCACTCGAAGCTCGTCTCGTAGGTCCAGTCGACGAGGCCGATCCAGGCGAGGAGCGCCTCGTTGTCGTCGAGGTACGGGTCGGGGATCAACCCGGCGGCGAGCAGGTCGGTGTGCACGCACCCCGGCACGGTCGCCGTCACGGCGCCGGCCGCGACGAGCCCGTCGGGTGCCGGGCCCGCCGCGGCGCGAAGCGTCCACCCTGCATGCAGGGCGCGGGTGACGGGTGCGGGGATGATTCGGGTGGGGATGACGGTCACTTCACGGCTCCGGAGGTGAGGCCCTTGTAGATCCAACGCTGCAGCAGCAGGAAGGCGATCAGGGTGGGGATGATGACGATGAGCGTGCCTGCGGAGATGATCTCCCATTCCGAACCGAACGGCCCCTTGAAGCGGAACAGGGAGGTCGAGATCAGGTCCTCGCTCGGCAGGTAGAGGAACGGCGAGTAGAACTCGTTGTAGATGGCGATGCCCTTGATGATCACGACCGTGGCGATCGCGGGCTTCAGCAGTGGCAGCACGATACGCCAGTAGATCGTCCAGCGGCTGGCGCCGTCGATCATCGCGGCCTCGTCGAGCGAGATGGGGATCGACGCCATGAACTGGATGAACAGGTAGATCGCGATGATGTCGGTGCCCATGAAGAGCAGGATCAGCGCAGCCTTCGTGTCGTAGAGGCCGAGGCCGTTGATCACCTGGAAGGTGGCGACCTGGCTGGTCACGCTCGGGATCAGCGTCGCGATGAGGAACAGCGCCATGACGAGCCGCTTGCCGCGGAACTCGAACCGGTCGAGCGCGTACGCGGCCATCGTGCCGATGAGGATGGTGCCGACGAGTGAGACGGCGAGCACGATCAGCGTGTTCACGAACCCCGCCAGCATGTCGCCGCTCGTGAAGGCCGTGACGAAGTTGTCGAAGTTCAGCCAGTTCTGCGGCGGCTCGAGCGCGCCGGTCGCGCCGTACTCCTGCTTGGTCTTGAGGCTCGCGAAGAGCACCGAGACGAGCGGCAGCAGCGTGCACACCGCCGCGATGATGAGGCTCAGGTACTTCGCGGTCTTGGCCGGGATGGCACGACCGCCGTTCGCGAACAGGTTGCGGCCGGCACGCGAACGGCGCGCTCCCCCAGGGCCGTCCGCGCCGCGCGCACCGCGCGGGTTGATGGCCGGATTCGTCGTGGTGGCGGTCATGTCAGGTCGACCTTCTCGTCGGGGAAGAGCTTGCGCTGGATCCAGGTCACGAGCAGCACGATGATGAGCAGCACGACCGCCATGGCGCTGGCGAGCCCCACCTGGCGGAAGTTGAAGGCCGTCTGGATCGTCTGGATGACGAAGGTCGAGGTGCCGTTCGCGCCGCCGGTCATGATGAAGGGAATCTCGAAGACCGACAGCGATCCTGAGATCGCGAGGATGAACGAGAGGCCGATCACGCGGCGGATGCCCGGGAACACGATCGCCCAGAACTGCTGCCACTTGTTCGCGCCGTCGAGCTCGGCCGCCTCGTAGGTCTCGCTCGGCAGCGACTGGATCGCCCCGAGGAAGAGCACGAAGTTCATGCCCATGTAGCGCCAGACGCTCGTGCCGGCCAGCGACCAGTTGGCGATGTCGGGGTTGCCCAGCCACTGCGGCGGCTCGGTCACGCCGAACCACGAGAGCACGGTGTCGAGCGTGCCGTCGGGCTGGAAGAGGTAGAGGAAGACGAAGCCGATGGCCACGCCGTTCAACAGGTACGGGAAGAACAGGATGCCGCGGAACAGGTTCTGGAACCGGGTGCTGAAGCTCAGCACTGCCGCGAAGTAGAGCGCGAGCCCCATCTGCAGGAACGAGGCCGCGAAGTAGTAGAGGCTGACGCCGAACACCTGGAAGATGCGCGGGTCGGTGAACACCTGCACGTAGTTGTCGATCCCGACGAAGTTCTTCGTCAGGTCGAGCCCGTCCCAGTCGGTGAAGCTGTACCAGACCAGGTTGACCGCGGGCCAGTAGGTCAGGAGCAGCATCAGCCCGACGGCCGCAGCGAGGAACAGGTAGGGGGTCAGCCGCCGCAGCACGCGCTTTCGCGTGGTGACGCCGGAGGGTCGCCTGTCGGGGCGGCCCTCCGGCGCGGTGCGGGCGGCCGGGGCATCCGTCGTTGCGGAGCCCGGTGCCGCGATCGCCATGGTTGCCTTCTTCCTACTGCGCGAGCTTGTCGACCGAGGCGGCCCAGCGCTCGTTGAGCTCGGCGAAGTAGCTGTCCTTGTCGCCGTCGGCGGCGCCGCGGGCGATGTCGACGAGCTTCTGACGGTAGATCGGGCCCCAGAGGTCGATCTGCGAGTCGTTCGAGACGTCGCTCAGCAGGCTCTCCTCGCCGGCCGGGGCGGGGTTGGTCTCCATGAGCTCGACATTCGCCGCGGTGAAGTCGCCGAGGTTGTCGGGCAGGTCCTTCGCGGAGACGGTGGAGATCATGCCCTGGGTCTCGGTGAAGCCCGAGTCCTCGATGAGCCAGGTGATCCAGGCCCATGCGGCGGCCTTCGACTTCGAGTACTTGCTGATGCCCAGGTTGTAGTCGCCGCCGATGATCGCGTGCTGCGTGCCGTCGAGGTTGGAGGGGAACGCCATGTACCCGATGTCGTCGGCCGAGGCGCCGTTGTCTTCGGCCGCGGCCTGCATCTGGGAGATCGCCCACGAACCGAGCGTCATCGCACCGATCTTGCCGGTGCCGATGTCGACCTTCGACTGCTCCCAGTTGGTGGTGAGCGGGTCGGCCTCGGTGAGCCCCGCGTGCACGGCGTCGAACAGGAGCGAATCGATGGCGTGGATGTCGCTGCCCTCGGTCCAGGGGGCGTCGTCCTTCGCCATGTGGATGCTGGCGTCGGGGTCGTTCGTGATCGAGCCGAGGTTCGAGAAGGACTGCGAGAGCGGCCAGCCGTCCTTGTAGTTCGTGTAGAGCGGGATCGCTTCGGTGTTGTCCTTGACCTTCTGCAGGTCGGCGATGAACGCGTCTTCGCTCGTCGCGGGCTCGGTGATGCCGGCCTCCTCGAAGACCTTCTTGTTGTAGAGCACGCCCTGGGCGTTGCCGCCGATGGCGAGTCCGTACTGGGTGCCGTCGTAGGTGTGGGTGGTGAGGAAGCGGTACGTGTCCTGGAAGTCGCTCGTCTTGCCGAGCGGCTCGAGGAACTGCTCGAACTGGCTCTGCTGCATCGTCGGGATGCCGATGACGTCACCGTAGTTCTTGGTCGAGAGGCGGGTCTTCATCTCGCCCTCGTAGTCGGTGATGCCCTCGAACGTGACCTTCACGTCGGGGTAGAGCTTGTTGAACTCGGCGGCGTACTCGTCGAACGTGCCGTCTTCGACGAGGTCGGTGCGCCAGGTGACGACCTTGAGGTCGCCCTTCACCTCTCCGTCGATCGTGTTGTCGGGATCGGATGCTGCGCCGGCTGAACAGCCGGTCAGCGCGATCGCGGCCGCTGCGAGCACCGCGAGCCCCGCCACTGCCTTCTTTGCCATGTGTCGACTCCTTGTCAGGTTCACCCTTGAACTTGGGGCGCCGCCCGACTGTGCTCCGGGTCGGCTGCGGCAAGAATAGGCATCGCGCAGCGCTCGCCGCAACTAAATGTCAGCGCTGTCGTACACTAATGATCCCTTCCTAGTGCGCTGCAGAATAGATCTGATCAGGGTTTTTCTTCTGTCAAGTGCGCTAAAGGAAATTGCTAATGTCGTGTAAATGTCCTTCGATAGACAGAACGTCATCCCGTTGTTAGGCTCGCCCTGCGATTGACCGATTCGGAGGGGGCGAAGTGGCGGTGCAACCGAGGGCGACGCTCGACGACGTCGCCCGCCTCGCGGGGGTGAGCTCGAAGACCGTCTCGCGTGTGTACGCCGATCGCGACGTCGTCGCGCCCGAGACCGTCGACCGGGTGCTGACGGCCGCGAAGCGACTGCGATTCAGGCCGAACACGCTCGCCCGCAGGCTGCGCCGCGGCGGCGGCACGAACACCATCGGGTTCGTCATGGGCGACCTCGGAAACCCCTTCTATTACAAGGTCGCCGGGGGCATCGAGGAGGAGCTGCGGCGCAGCGGGTACTCCCTCGTCGTCGCCACGACCGATGACACCCCCGACGGCGAGGAGCGGGTCGCCGACGCCCTGCTCGCCCAGCGCATCGACGCGCTGCTGCTCATTCCGGCGGCCGACGACCAGTCCTATCTCGAGGGCGAGCGGCAGCTCGGCACCCCGGTCATCGCGATCGACCGGCCGGCACGCAACCTCATCGCCGACTCGATCGTGCTCGAGAACCACCGCGGCACGTTCGAGGCCGTCTCGCGGCTGCTCGAACTCGGCCACCGTCGCATCGCCTACGCGTGCAATCCGGCCGAGGTCTACTCCCAGGCCGAACGGGTCCGCGGGTACCGCGACGCGATGGCCGCCTACGGGGTGCACGACACCGCAAACCTCGAGCGCCTGACCGACGACCGCGCGATCCGGGCCGAGACGATCATCGGCGAGCTCCTCGACGCGCCCGAAGCGCCCACGGCGATCGTCACCGGCAACAACCGCATGACCATCGGCGCGCTCCGCGCACTGCGGGCCCGCCCGGGCACGACGGCCCCCGCGTTGATCGGCTTCGACGACTTCGACACCGCCGACGTGCTCGGCGTGACCGTGATCTCGTACGACCCCGTCGAACTCGGCCGGCAGGCCGCCCGTCTCGCGCTCGAACGCATCGGCGACCCCGGCGGGTTCACCCGTCAGATCGACCTGCCGACCTGGATCGTCGCGCGCGGCACCGGCGAACGACCCCCGAGCGAGCTGCGGCGTTGACCGCCGCGCCCGATCGAACCCCGACCGAACCGACCGAACCCCAGATGGGAGCCAGCCGCATGACCGAGCCCCTCGTGCACCTCGAGGCCCAGGGGGTCGCCGTCGTGATCGACCCAGCCGGCGGCGCGCTCCCGAGCGTGCTCCACTGGGGCGCCCCGCTCGGCGCCGACCGCGGAGACGACGACGCACTCCGCTCCGCGCTCAGCAGGCAGGCGCCGCCCGGCACCCTCGACGCCGCGTGGCAGGTCACCCTCTCACCGCAGGAGGGCGACGGCTGGAGCGGCCGACCCGGCCTGCAGCTCCGCCGCGGCGGCGTGCTCCTCCGCCCGCGCTGGCGGGTGACGACCTCGCCGTCGACGGCCGACCGTTTCGAGTGCACGGCGGTCGACGAGGCATCCGGCCTGCGACTGACCTTCGTCGTCGCGATCGAGGCCGGCGGTATCGTCCGTCTCGAGCAGCGGTTGCGCCACGCCGGCTCCCCCGACGCACTGCCGGTCGAGGTCGACTGGCTCGAGGGCATCCTGCCGGTGCCGACGACGGCCGACCACCAGCTGAGCTTCGACGGCCGCTGGACCCGCGAGAAGCGCCCGGTCGTCACCGGCCTGCCCGCGGGCGCGACGGTGCGGCAGACGCGCCGCGGGCGCCCCGGGCACGACTCGCCCGCGCTGCTCGCCCTTTCGGAGGGCGCACCGCGCTGGAGCTCCGGAAGGGTGTGGGCCGCGCACGTCGCCTGGTCGTCCGACGTGACGTACCGGGTCGACCGCATCACCGACTCGGTCACGCAGTTCGGCGGCGGCGAGCTGCTGCAGCCGGGCGAGCTCGTGCTCGCGCCGGGAGACGAGCTCGTCGCGCCGCCCGTGCTGTTCGCGTGCTCCGACTCCGGGCTCGACGGCATCGCCTCGGCGTTCCACACGATGCTGCGGGCCCGCCCGAGACATCCGGAGTCCGCGCGACCGTTCGTGCTCAACACGTGGGAGGCGGTCTACTTCGACCACGACCCCGCGAAGGTGACGGCCCTCGCCGAGCGCGCCGCCGCCATCGGCGTCGAGCGCTTCGTGCTCGACGACGGATGGTTCCAGGGCCGTCGCGATGACACCACGAGCCTCGGCGACTGGGTCGTCGACCGCACCGTGTGGCCCGACGGCCTCGGCCCGCTCGCGGCGCGGGTGCACGAGCTGGGCATGCAGTTCGGGCTGTGGTTCGAGCCCGAGATGGTGAGTCTCGACTCCGACCTCGCCCGGGCGCACCCCGACTGGCTGCTGCACGACCCGCGGCACCTCGAGCACGACCCCTCACTGTCGTGGCGCACCCAGTACGTGCTCGACCTCGCGAACGACGACGCCTACGCACACGTGCTCGGCCAGATCGACGCGCTCGTCGGCGAGCTCGGCATCGACTTCATCAAGTGGGATCACAACCGCGACCTCGTCGAGAGCGTGCACGACGGCCGGCCCGGCGTGCACTCCCAGACCCTCGCCGTGTACCGCATGTTCGACGAGCTCGAGGCCGCTCACCCGGGTCTCGAGATCGAGTCGTGCTCCTCCGGCGGCGCTCGCACCGACCTCGGCATGCTCGAGCACGCCGATCGGGTCTGGGCGAGCGACTCGAACGATCCGGTCGAACGCCAGGACATCCAGCGCTGGACCGGGCTGCTGCTGCCGCCGGAACTCGTCGGCGCGCACGTCGGCCCGTGGGAGTCGCACAGCTCGGGCCGGGTGACGCCGCTCTCGTACCGCATGGCCACCAGCCTCATGGGTTCGGCCGGTCTCGAGTGGAACGTGCTCGGCTGCGACGACGACGAGACGGCCGCGATCACGCGCTTCGCCGCCCTCTACCGGGAGCTGCGCCCGATCGTCCATCGCGGCCGGGTGGTGCACCCCGACCTCCGCGACCCCGCGTGGCGGGTGACGGGGTTCGTGACCGAGACGCGCGATGCGGCCGTCTACGTCGTCGCGACGATCGCGAGCCTCGAGGACGCACGCGCGGAGCGCCTGCGCATCCCCGGACTCGACCCGGCGCGCCGGTTCCGGCTGCGGGTGCGTCGCGAGATCGGCGACGCCGCGTACGGCTGGATCGCACCCGAGTGGTTCACCGACGGCGAGATCGAGCTCCCGGGTTCCGTGCTCGAATCGG encodes:
- a CDS encoding LacI family DNA-binding transcriptional regulator — protein: MAVQPRATLDDVARLAGVSSKTVSRVYADRDVVAPETVDRVLTAAKRLRFRPNTLARRLRRGGGTNTIGFVMGDLGNPFYYKVAGGIEEELRRSGYSLVVATTDDTPDGEERVADALLAQRIDALLLIPAADDQSYLEGERQLGTPVIAIDRPARNLIADSIVLENHRGTFEAVSRLLELGHRRIAYACNPAEVYSQAERVRGYRDAMAAYGVHDTANLERLTDDRAIRAETIIGELLDAPEAPTAIVTGNNRMTIGALRALRARPGTTAPALIGFDDFDTADVLGVTVISYDPVELGRQAARLALERIGDPGGFTRQIDLPTWIVARGTGERPPSELRR
- a CDS encoding carbohydrate ABC transporter permease, translated to MTATTTNPAINPRGARGADGPGGARRSRAGRNLFANGGRAIPAKTAKYLSLIIAAVCTLLPLVSVLFASLKTKQEYGATGALEPPQNWLNFDNFVTAFTSGDMLAGFVNTLIVLAVSLVGTILIGTMAAYALDRFEFRGKRLVMALFLIATLIPSVTSQVATFQVINGLGLYDTKAALILLFMGTDIIAIYLFIQFMASIPISLDEAAMIDGASRWTIYWRIVLPLLKPAIATVVIIKGIAIYNEFYSPFLYLPSEDLISTSLFRFKGPFGSEWEIISAGTLIVIIPTLIAFLLLQRWIYKGLTSGAVK
- a CDS encoding carbohydrate ABC transporter permease, which translates into the protein MAIAAPGSATTDAPAARTAPEGRPDRRPSGVTTRKRVLRRLTPYLFLAAAVGLMLLLTYWPAVNLVWYSFTDWDGLDLTKNFVGIDNYVQVFTDPRIFQVFGVSLYYFAASFLQMGLALYFAAVLSFSTRFQNLFRGILFFPYLLNGVAIGFVFLYLFQPDGTLDTVLSWFGVTEPPQWLGNPDIANWSLAGTSVWRYMGMNFVLFLGAIQSLPSETYEAAELDGANKWQQFWAIVFPGIRRVIGLSFILAISGSLSVFEIPFIMTGGANGTSTFVIQTIQTAFNFRQVGLASAMAVVLLIIVLLVTWIQRKLFPDEKVDLT
- a CDS encoding alpha-galactosidase; protein product: MTEPLVHLEAQGVAVVIDPAGGALPSVLHWGAPLGADRGDDDALRSALSRQAPPGTLDAAWQVTLSPQEGDGWSGRPGLQLRRGGVLLRPRWRVTTSPSTADRFECTAVDEASGLRLTFVVAIEAGGIVRLEQRLRHAGSPDALPVEVDWLEGILPVPTTADHQLSFDGRWTREKRPVVTGLPAGATVRQTRRGRPGHDSPALLALSEGAPRWSSGRVWAAHVAWSSDVTYRVDRITDSVTQFGGGELLQPGELVLAPGDELVAPPVLFACSDSGLDGIASAFHTMLRARPRHPESARPFVLNTWEAVYFDHDPAKVTALAERAAAIGVERFVLDDGWFQGRRDDTTSLGDWVVDRTVWPDGLGPLAARVHELGMQFGLWFEPEMVSLDSDLARAHPDWLLHDPRHLEHDPSLSWRTQYVLDLANDDAYAHVLGQIDALVGELGIDFIKWDHNRDLVESVHDGRPGVHSQTLAVYRMFDELEAAHPGLEIESCSSGGARTDLGMLEHADRVWASDSNDPVERQDIQRWTGLLLPPELVGAHVGPWESHSSGRVTPLSYRMATSLMGSAGLEWNVLGCDDDETAAITRFAALYRELRPIVHRGRVVHPDLRDPAWRVTGFVTETRDAAVYVVATIASLEDARAERLRIPGLDPARRFRLRVRREIGDAAYGWIAPEWFTDGEIELPGSVLESVGLQLPTLWPVQAFVLHLEAL
- a CDS encoding ABC transporter substrate-binding protein, with the translated sequence MAKKAVAGLAVLAAAAIALTGCSAGAASDPDNTIDGEVKGDLKVVTWRTDLVEDGTFDEYAAEFNKLYPDVKVTFEGITDYEGEMKTRLSTKNYGDVIGIPTMQQSQFEQFLEPLGKTSDFQDTYRFLTTHTYDGTQYGLAIGGNAQGVLYNKKVFEEAGITEPATSEDAFIADLQKVKDNTEAIPLYTNYKDGWPLSQSFSNLGSITNDPDASIHMAKDDAPWTEGSDIHAIDSLLFDAVHAGLTEADPLTTNWEQSKVDIGTGKIGAMTLGSWAISQMQAAAEDNGASADDIGYMAFPSNLDGTQHAIIGGDYNLGISKYSKSKAAAWAWITWLIEDSGFTETQGMISTVSAKDLPDNLGDFTAANVELMETNPAPAGEESLLSDVSNDSQIDLWGPIYRQKLVDIARGAADGDKDSYFAELNERWAASVDKLAQ